Within Chloracidobacterium sp., the genomic segment ACGTGCCGAGAGCACGCATTGCATCGATCTGTTGCGAAACTACCATCGAACCGAGTTCAGCTGAGATGGAAGAACCAACGCGGCCTGCGACCATCAGTGCCGTCAAAACGGGCCCTAGCTCCCTTATCAGTGTCGTTGCTACGCCCTGTCCGGCATTGCTCTGAGCTCCGTAATATTCGAGCGTCGGATACGCCTGTAGTATCAGCACGCCGCCCGTAAAAAAGCCTGTAAGAATCACGATCCCGAGCGATCCAACGCCGATATGATCAAGTTGATTAATTATTTCTGCAAAATATCTGGGTTGCTTCCTGAGCCCCTTGAGCATTCTAAAGATCAGATTCCCGATCCCCTGAAACTCGAAAAGTATTTTGGTTAGTGGGTTCATTTCCTGGACGTTCGACCGTATATTGCTCTCGAATAAGATTACAACGAACGGGGAAGAACGCAAAACGGAAATGTTGTACATCTAGCCAATAGATTTTTGTTATTCGGTGGCTAAATACTTTGTAAACGAAAGTACGAATTATATACCGATATGTTAGATCGGACGCGTTTGCCGTTTAAGCTGACGCTTTACGAAATTCTTTTTCCGACGCACTTGGCTATCTTCGCGATTTCCTGAAAATCGTTGTCGAAGTTCCCGAAAGCGCGCCAGTTGCTCCGGCGTCAGTATTTGTCTGATGGCAAATTCGTTCATAAACCTAAGCTTGATCACCTCGGATTGTGCGAGTTGAGCCTGACGCAGTCGGTCCTTCACGAGTTGTTCGTCCACGGTGTCGGAATAAATTGCATCGTCGAGGGATCTGTTAGCTTCACGCACCTTGGCTTGGGCCTCAATCAATAACGGCCGGCGTTCCATATTCGTCTTGCGGATCTGACGTATTTGGTCTTGCGTAAGGCCCAATTGTTGAAGAACATCCATACGGAGATCCGGAGATCTCTCGCTATTTTGCGGGCGAATAGCTTCCCGTGATGGGGGAGTAACAGTTACGTCTTGTGCTAAGGCAGACGCAACGAACGCTGTCATTACGATCGATGAGCAGCAAATGAGCTTATTGAATATACTGTTCATAACGTCACACTGGGCGAACTATTCGATCGAATCGACCTCGGAAAACAGATCCGAAAGCCTAAGTGAATCATCAGCATCATCGTCATTACCGCTAAGAGTTGGTCGCGATTCCGGACGATAGCTTCGGACAAGTTTTGCTTGCACCGTAACAGTCGGATTATTCGTTACGCGGGTTACGTGAGCAGATTGCCTGGATATTTGTGAGCCGGAAACCTTGACCGCCGTCTCGGCACTAACCGCTCTTTTCGCCGGCACGACTGCGATGTCCTTGGCGGCGGAAGGTGTTTCATCCG encodes:
- a CDS encoding ABC transporter permease, which produces MNPLTKILFEFQGIGNLIFRMLKGLRKQPRYFAEIINQLDHIGVGSLGIVILTGFFTGGVLILQAYPTLEYYGAQSNAGQGVATTLIRELGPVLTALMVAGRVGSSISAELGSMVVSQQIDAMRALGTSPVRKLVTPRIIALVIALPLLTVACDMFGLFGGGIIAQQIYGLDTHTYISSVRAGVDIEDLIGGIIKPLTFGFIIGIISCYKGLNTTGGTVGVGRSTTNAVVSASINVIVADFFLSKLLQGLFSSTLF